Part of the Nicotiana sylvestris chromosome 2, ASM39365v2, whole genome shotgun sequence genome, TCCTTGAATAAACCAACCAAATGATAAAGATGTCCTTCTCCTAAAGCTACATCTCCACCAAAATCTTTTGAAAAAGTCaaagttaaaataaaaataaaaatttattcaaGTTTATTTAGTTTCAAGCGAAAcacatgttttgaatatttataCGACATGATCTCAATTTTATTTCAATGAATAAAACAACTTGTACTAAATAATTCAGAAATTATTAATTTCACTATTAGAATTCATACATTATAATCCTATATAATTTTTTTTCCGTGAACCAAAAGAACCATTAGGGGGAGTTAGTAGTTACAGTGCATATGAATATTTTTACGCGTGCAAATTGGACTTATTAGATTCTCAAAAGTTTAATTTAATTGCATATTCCTTTTTATTGTTGTTTGCAATGATTACACAGCTGATAAATCACGGAGTGAGTGGTTCATTAGTTGAGAAAGTGAAGAAGGACACTCAAGATTTCTTCAACCTCCCAATGGACGAAAAGAAAATGTGGAAGCAAGTGGATGGAGATTTGGATGGTTTTGGACAAGCTTTTGTTGTTTCTGAGGAGCAAAAACTTGACTGGGCTGATCTCTTCTTCTTGACAACCCTCCCTCCTTTTTTGAGAAAACAACATATGTTCCCCCGTCTCCCTCTACCATTCAGGTACCCTCCACTCTCTCTTTAAATTTTATAACAATGTATGAGTAATTCAAATTTGTGTCGCATAAATTTAAAGTTACGAAAAGTTTTGCTATTTTTAAGGCTCGAACTAGAAAATTCTGATAAAGAATGAAGGAATATTTTCCATCTCACTATAACGCTCTGTGATCTCTCCAGCGTTATTGTCATGCTTGTACTTTTATAAAACTAATTAGAAGGGAAAAAGAGAAGAAGTCGGACAAGTGTTAATCAACTCACACCTTATTACGTACTAGAATATAAACCTTGTAAATACAACTCACACACGTACATTACAACTAAGTGCCCTATAGTTAACTCacaatatactggagtttcaacataatatgctggaagtttatacacaGGTACTCcaatcttcagtatattatgttgtaactttccgtgtgttggagttccagcataatatgctggaagttcatacacaggtgcatcaatctcagtatattatgctggaatttttcgtgttgcagcaaaatagcaGTTATTACAATGACTTCTTTTTatgctccagtatattatgctcgAAAGTccattttgtcttttttttttcttaaatttatttttttgatttttttctttctgGCTCTTTTTGTGTGTTTGGTTAGTGTGTACGGTCGAAATCGGGCTCGTCCGATTTCTGATAGACCAGGTTTGAAACATGATAGGTTGAAGATCGATCCCGGGTTCCATTGAACCAAGATACGAAGTCAGAATACCCGTCCTCGATAACATCGAGTCCATGACCCCAGAATCGACCTTGACACCGAATGAGCTCGAGAAAACATTGCCAGACCGGGTAATGGAAGGCAAAATATGCGTAACTGGTCGGGTATCACGGCGGGATTCTCGGCGCATATCAACGAGAAACCGGTTAATCTGCAAATCATGGAATTTTTACTTTTTATAGAATTGTGCCTAAAGTAGGACTTCCCTACTATAAAAGGGGGTCTGATTATTTGTAAaacacattgtaacacgcatcCCAAAgtattataatattattttcttCCTACAAGCTATTGTTCTTCTATATCTGATACCATTTGAACTACATCCAGTTCGAGCGAGGCGTACTTTTTAAGGCTATAATTGTTGTCATACGGTTTGAATTTACTTTCTTATTGTTCGCTTTATTTATAATTCAATTTATTGCTCTGTGTCAACTTAATCcatgtatctttaaaaccacttaGAAATTTgattgttatccaattttgagGGTAAAAAcgttaaggataatagtggttatttgatacaaattttcataacacactattttacacttgttctttgaagtgtctctAATTTCAGGCTTAAGCTTAAAATGTCAAACTCACAATTAGCACCTCTACCTGCTTACAATGAGTCTGGTCACCACGGTGAAAATAATAACATAGTGCCCGATAACGAGACCGCTCGTTGATCCCATCGAATTCCAATTGCGGACCCGTTGGACGCTAATTCGCATGTGGCTATCGAAATAAGCCTCCCTACTGACCCCGAGAATAGCATCCATGGTGGAGCCCGGTCGACAAACAAGCATGTCACTTGCGCCATCAAAGGAAATTacttggaggatgatgagatTGACTTTgtcttgctgaagaaattcggtGAAACCCTGTCAAAGGGAgttatgatatggtatcacaacttaccccctaactctattgactcatttgctatgcttgtagACTCTTTTGTCAAAGCAGACACTGGGGCTATCAAGGTCGAAACCAAGAAGTCGGACCTCTTCAAAGTAAGGCAAAAGgataatgaaatgctcagagaattcgtgtctcggtttcaaatggaacggatggacctaCCATTGGTTGCTGATGATTAGGCCGTTCAAGCTTTTACCCAAGGATTTAATGTTCGAAGTTCGGTGGCTTCACCACAATTGCAGCAGAATCTGATAAAATATCTGGCTATCACTTGGGCTGATGTGTATAATCAATGCCAATCAAAAATCATAGTCGAAGATGATCAACTTGAGGCTtcttccgggtccgtttaccctgTTAGACCCATCGACAGAGTCAAGAGAGATATAAATCATGAACCAAGGCCGAACACGAATCTGTATCAAATGTACAATGAGGATCAAAGAAGTAGTGGGTCCAGACAAAGTTTTATgcgaaaagaaaggagaaatgtcCAAGGCTAGAGCAgccggggactcatgagcaagaacGATTTTGATAGGCCTATCGGACCTAAAGAAGCACCAAGGTTACCAGAATATAACTTTAACTTTGATGTTGCTGCCATCGTATCGGCTATCGGACacatcaaagataccaaatggcCTCAACCTCTGCAATCCGACCTAGCCCAAACGGATCAAAACCggatgtgcaaatatcatggcactcacgGCCACAAAACAGAGGATTGCTGACAAttgagggaggaggtagctcggtTATTCAACAATGGGCATCTTCAAGAATTTCTGAGTGgccgagccaagaatcatttcagaaaTAGGGACTCTAATAAACAAACCAAGTAAAAAGAACCTCAACAcgtcattcacatgatcatcggAGCAGTCGATGTTCCTCAAAGTCCGATGTAAAAtgcaccaaagtatccatcatAAGGAAAAAAGAACTCGAGATTACATACAGAAGGAACTTTGTCTTTCAGCAACGACGACGCAGAAGGAATCGTGCAGCCCTACaacgatgcactagtaatatctgTACTCATGAATAAATCTCAAGTTAAACGTATGTTAATTGATCCGGGTAGTTTGGCCGACACCATTCGGtcgagggtcgtagaacaactcGGCCTATAAGACCAAATCAAGCCTGCAGCCTGAGTTGTAAACGGATTCAACATGACATGTAAAACTACTAAGGGAGAAATAATGTTACCAGTAAACGCCACCGGGACCATCTAGGAAACCaagttttatgtgattaaagaggacatgaggtacaatgccctgttggggaggccatggatccacaatATGAGGGTAGTTCCCTCGACTCTTCACCAAAGACAGCTCAGTTTAGTTTGTCTGAAGATGGGACCTTGTTCAGAAGAATGTATGATGGCCCATTGGCAATATGTCTAGGACTAGGAGATACCGAGTACGTTATGAGGGAAGTTCACGAGGGCACCTGCAGAATTTAGGCGCCGAATCATTGGTTCGAAAGATAATCAAAGCCGGCTATTACTGGATTAACATGGAAAAAGACGCGAAGAAGTTCGTACGAAAATATGATAAATGCCAGGGACATGCtccgatgattcaccaacccgagGAGTTGCTGCGTTCGATCTtatcgccatggccattcatgaagtgtGGAATGGACATCGTTGGCCCTCTTCTATGGGCACCTAGTAAGGGTCAATTTatattgtttatgactgactattttttctaagtgggtggaagcccaGACATACGAGAAAGTtagggagaaggaagtcatcgactttatttgggatcacatcatatgtcgTTTTAGAATGCCATCTGAAATCGTGTGCGACAACGAGAAACAATTTATCGGCAGCAAAGTGACCAAATTTCTcgaagaccataagatcaaaagggtcctgtcaacaccttatcaccctaATGGAAATGGACAAGCAGAATCGACCAATAAAACCATACTCTAGAACCTCAAAAAAAGGTTAACCGAcgcaaaaggaaaatgaaaagaaatcttACCTGAAGTCCTATGGGCATACCAAACAACCTCAAAGTCCAGTATCGGGGCCACCCGGTTCTTGTTGGTTTACGGCGCCAAAGCTCTAATATCGGTCGAAGTCGGTGAACCACATATCAAATTTCGATATGCTACCGAGGAATCGAATGATAAGGCCATGTGTACGAGCCTAGAGCTATTGAATGAAAGGTGTGAAGCCGCCCTTGTTCGGATGGCTGCCCAAAAGTAGCGGATCGAGAGGTACTACAATCGAAGGGCCAACCTTCGGCACTTTAATATCGGGGACTTAATACTAAGGAAGGTCACACTAAGCACATGTATCCCGAACTAAGGGAAATTGGGACCAaactgggaaggaccataccaGATCATCAAGATCACTGGAAAGGGATCCTGCAAACTCGGAACAATGAAGAGCGACCAACTACCGAAGAATTGGAATATAACTCACTTGAAGCGGTACTATTGCTAAGGTATAACCCCATTCATTTCctttttacttatttttgaaCTAATTCTTGTAGGTAACCAACAAGAAGCGGTACAGatttttaggtctgaaagcacgcgttgcactcttttttccttgaatcggttttgtcccaaatggattTTCTAGCAacgtttttaatgaggcaacagtagatcgtgctaacttagaatagaAGGCCGGTCATAAACCGGTGTCAAAGATTATATCAACAGTATCTGAGGTTTTTCCCtataatcaacctcgaatactgaggGGCATTGCCCCTTAGATATCGATTTTAGCAAGCAAAGAAACTTCGTGATTGAAGGGTCTCGATAGATAGGACTTATTATAAGGGCAAAACGGTCAAAACAACCGTGCCCGCATACACCGCTCGAGTCCTtcatgtacgcatgtataactATTTAGAACTAGAATAAAAATAAGTCTCTTTCTTGCGGATAAGTATTTTgtccttttaatttttttttgcattttctcaGGGAATTTCCTACATCCGATCCCCTAAAGGTATCGAGCCTAAGGGACACCTTAATCTGAGTTCGAACAATCACTCTCACTTGGGGACTACCGTCCAAAAACAAATTCGGGCGGTTCGGGCTGTCAGAATTCGGGTGCACAAGACCAATTAGGCAAGAGCCTGAATTTTAGAGGCCCCGCCATCCCAACTCAGGGACTGTTATTCTAGGCAAGCCCCGATAACTCGGGGTGACAAACCCATTGGGCAACACCCGAACTAAAAAGGCTACGATCAAATTAAAACGGCTCGGAGATGTCCGAGACCCGTAACATAAATAACAAGGCCTCGAAGTTTCCTAAACGGTTCTAAAAGCTACCCTTGGCAAACTATAATCTAAGAAAGTACAAGTACTTTGGGCGGAAAAATTTCAGCCACACCGAAACCCCACAATgccttaaaaataaaataatgttAAAGACAAGGCTTGTTCGAACCACCGGACATAAACCTAActatttcatgctaaggcatGTTAATCTTTATGAATATAAAAAAGCAAAAAACTTAGAAATTAATGAAGGGAAAAAAGGCTTTATATATATCAAAAAAAATTTACAAGGGCCAAAAGGGCCTCAACCAAAGAGAGAAACGAAAAAAATTTAAAGATCCTAAGTGGCCTAGTCTTCGCCGGGGACTGCCTCGTCACCCTTGGGATATCCTTCGTCTTCGCACTTGCTTAAACCCTCAGAGTCATTATCATTCTCGGGATAAGCCAACTTTTTAACCTTGGCTTCGAGCTCCTTGGCGCTCTCGATTTTGGCCGACAAGTCGAAACCTCGAGCATGAATTTTCTCGAGAGCCTCCCTTCGGGATTGACACTTTGTGAGTTCATTGAGATCCTTTGCTCGAACTTGGGCCACCTCGGCATCGGCCTTGTAAATGGCCACCATCTCCTCAGCATCAACCTTGACCATTTCGGCCTTCGATATGGCTGTCTCAAGCTCCTTGGCTAGATTTTCTCGATCGGAGACGGCCGAATTTAGCTGCGACTGAAGTTTCTCAATCTTTTTGGCCTATACCGAATCCTTTTCCTTTACAGTTCGAAGTTGGATCCCAGCCAAAGCCAGTTGTGTCCGGGGAGACTCTTTTTCTGAGGCCAAGTGGTCCATGTTGCTTTTCCACTCTTCGGCCTCGACCTTCACCACATCTACCTTTTCCCGTAGCTACTCGATCCGATCAAGCTTCTGTTGGACCTATGGGTTTGGACCGTTAGTCACCATGTCTGATTTGCAGTCACTAACTTCAAAACTCTTCTTACCTGCTCAACCAGGTCGGCATGCTCTTTCCGAGCCACCCCTAACTCAGCCCGGAGGCTCTTAACTTCCCCTTTATTTTGCTTACTGAGAAGTTTGTAATTATCTCTTTTCTTAGTGAGCCCTCGGATCTCAGCCTCGTACTGGTTCAGCTCTTCCCGATAGCGAAGAAACATCTCGTGGTGAAGTACCGAGGCCTACAAACATAGAGAAAGGAGTTATGATCACCTACAAACTAATCTAAGTATAAACTAGAAATTATTAAGAGGTATCTCAATTTACCCGATTTAACACCTGTTGAGCTTCATTGAACAGGCAGGGTACTTCCACCTCATTCATCTTGGTCTGGTCCTCCTCTGTCACCAAGCACCGGAGGTAACTAGACACCCTTAGGGGAGCAGAAAGAACCCGGGCTCTTTTGCGATATACATAACGATCGACCACTTCTGGTTAGGATTCAAATTCAGAGCCAGGAACCGGTTGACTAGTTTGGTCCTTGAGGAAGGTCCATTTATCCCCAGTGATGGACTTTTTCTTGGCATCGGTAAATTACCCAACCCGGAGACGTCCTCTGTAGCGGTAGAGTATACACTATCAAAAAAGTTCTGAAAGGGGTCTACCGCCCCTTGTGCCTCTTCGTTGGGGCGTCCTTTCAGTGTCTGAGCCTCGGTAAACATAGGCTCGGTAAATAAAGGCAACTCAAAGAGGTCAATCACTCTGAGTACCTCCTTCAGGGCACTATCTGCTGTCCGGGAAGAATCGGCTACGATCTCATTATCAGCCTCCCTAACTCGAGGCAAAGTGGCCTCGCCCCCTTCTGGTTCGGAAGCTTCGGCTAAAGCTCCCCTGTTGACCTCCCCAAGTCGAGGCAATTCACTTTCAGCTCTTACCGCTTCGGAGGCCCCTCGTACCTCGAGCCTTGACCGCATGCGGGCTACTAGTTTGgaggtttcttcttcttctgactCGTCCCTCAACCAGTGGAGTGAGTCCGAAGAGGGCGCCCGAGCACTGGTGCTACCCTTAGATTTACGCACCAgactttttttgttcttttcttttttgagcTCGGAGAACTTGGgtcctctttcttttcttctcatcACCCTGCCTCCGAGCAGGGGACTTGCCGTGTACATCCTCGTTACCGGATGGAGGCCTCATGGAAATATCCTTGGAAAGACCTACAAAGGGAAATGGAATGAATAAGAGCTCTACGACACGAGGACAAAATCAAGTATTATTCACATGGGAAAGGAAACTCACTGTGAGAGCAGGCCTCCCACCATCCCTTTGAAAGCTCACACCATGCCCGCTTGAAATACGGTTTTTGGGACACATGGCCCTTGACCCACTCCTTGAGTCGAGAAATTGCATCTGGAACCCGAGCAATAGCTGCATCAGCAACAAACATCGATAAGAAAGGAGgaaaagtgtaaaaaataaaatttttgggAATAACGGAGCTTTGCTTACGTTTTGTGTTCCACTCCTCAGGGAACGACATGTCCTCGGCCGGGATCAGatccgaggtcctcactcggaaAAATTTGCCAAGCCAACCTCGGTTTTGATCTTCATCAATGCTCGAGAACGGGGCTTTAGAGGCCCGGCGTGCAAGTTTAATCACCCCCCCCCCCTCGCGGAAGAATTAGGGGCTATATAGGCGCATAAGGTGGTCGATAGTAAATGGGCATCCATCAATCTTGCTCACGAAGAATCGGAGAAGGTTGATATCCCCAGAACGAGGGGTGGATCTGACCAAGGCACACCTCGTACCTTTTACAGAATTGGATGATCACCGGGTCCAACAGGCCCAACAtaataagtgtaaacacttaaatatCCCTTAACGTTGGTAGTGATATCTTCTTCGGGTCCAGGAATCACCACGTCGTTTCCGGCCCAGTTGTAGTCCTTTATGACTGAAGGGAGGGTTTCTTCGGTGATCGAGCAAATATATCTCAATACTTTCTCGTCCCGGCCCGGAATGGGTGAAGGTTTTTCAACTTTAAAGTCGGCGGTCACCGAGCACCCGCCAGGAATAAACGCGCCAAGAGGAGGTTCCGCCGTTGGTTCCTCACCGGCCGGTCGTGATGAAAAAGCAGTTTCTTTTTAGGAACTATATTAGACGTCTTCGCCATTTTCTTTTGAGTAAAGATGAAGGAGAGGAAGTTAAAAGAGTACGCATAATGGTTTGGAGTGAAGATAAGTGAGAATTCTTGCAAAGACCTTAAGAAATCTGGGCACAAGTGTTGGAGAATGCAAAGATTTTaagaacaagagtagaagagGTTTGAACGTAAAGGCTGAATGAATGAAGGATGGAGTATTTATAATTTTCAAATGACGGTTCAAAATTTGAAGTGGCCGAACAGCAACTGACGAGCATTTAATGTCATTAAGACGTGATAGACGAGACGTTTCGTTTAGATTGTCGTTTCTGACGCGAGGTATCGAGGCAAGAATCGGGAGCTCATCTCGTTTCTCGTAATTTATTCTccaaaaaatgaggggactatctgtatacgacaAAATCGGGCTCGTCCGATTTCTGACAGACCGGGTTTGAAACGTGATGGGTTGAAGATCGACCCCGGGTTCCATTAAACTAAGATACGAAGTCAGAATACCCATCCTCGATAACATCAAGTCCATGACCTCGGAATCGGGCTTGACCCCGAATGAGCACGAGAAAACATTGCCAGACCGGGTAACGGAAGGCGAAATATCTGTAATTGGTCGGGTATCACGGCGTAAttctcggcacgtatcaatgaGAAACCGGTTAATCTGCAAATCATgggatttttatcatttatagaATATGTGCCTAAAGTAGGACTCCCCTGCTATAAAAGGGGGTTTGATTATTTGTAAaacacattgtaacacgcatgCCAAAAcattataatattattttattcCTGCAAGCTACTGTTCTTCTGTATCTGATACCATTTGAATTACATCCAGTTCGAGTGAGACGTACTTTTCAAGGCTATAATTGTTCAAGTCATAtggtttgaatttactttattattgttCGCTTTATTTATAATTCAATTTATCGCTTTGTGTCAAATTAACCCACATATccttaaaccacatataaatccagttgttatccgattttgagggtaaacaattAGCTTGTGTAAGAAGTGGTTAAAAGATATCACAGGTTAATCTGGTTTAACTTTCCTCCAAAATTTAATGAATTCGAAAGGAAATAATTtcctgattttctttcctttaaaACAAACACATATAACCAAATGACTCCTACTTTTTCTTCTCTACTTTATTTGGTCTGagtgcattttttttttttggaaactcAGTTCTGCTATTTTCTTTGCAAATACTATTTAGATTAATTTCCATAGGGAAGACGAACCTTGAATAATACATTTGATAGGGCAAAAAAAGTTTTACATGTCACCTAAATGAGATATATAGGTAAGTGTTTATAAAAAGTGAAATtaataatctgaaaattaaagCAAGTTATCTGCTACAACACGTTAAGATACGTTGATATTGTTAAAAAGTGGTACTATTGTTAGTATACATGAGTTAAATCCGAGCTGATATGAGATGTGGTTGTCTCATGCCAACTAAAATCCAGGATATTGGCTAATTAGTTGATGTGTTGAAGCAGAGAAACGGTGGAACTATATGCAGCTGAATTGAAAACATTGGCTTTAAAGATAATTAACTTTATTGCGAAAGCATTGAATATAGATGAAGAATACATGAGTGAATTGTTTGGAGAAGGGATGCAAGCGATGAGGATGAACTACTATCCACCCTGTCCCGAGCCAGAGAAAGTGATCGGTCTTTCTCCTCATTCAGATGGTGTTGGCCTCACAATTCTCCTTCAACTTAACCAAATGGAAGGACTTCAGATCAAGAAAGATGGCATGTGGATTCCTATTAGTCCTCTTCCTAATGCCTTCATTATCAACATTGGTGATATCTTAGAGGTCATTAATCTGCTAAAActgtcttctcttttcttttattttactatATCAAACTATATATTAATATGTGTATATATTTATTTGCAGATAGTGACTAATGGAACCTACCGTAGCATTGAGCATAGAGCAACCGTTAATAACGAGAAGGAGAGACTCTCAATTGCAACATTTTACAACCCTAAACTTGATGGACTAATTGGTCCTGCTCCAAGTATCATTTCCTCTGAAAATCCGGCAAAGTTCAAAAATATTGGAGCTGCAGATTATTTCAGAGGTTTATTTGCTCGTAAGCTTGATAAGAAATCGTACTTGGATGTTATGAGAATTGAAAATTATGAGAATCCAGCAAGTTGAAACTCCTTAATATCCCTATATTTGTATTATATTTAAGTTATTATCCTAAATTAATAAATATACTTTTAGACTATTTTCTTCTAGTAATTGTTTTTGTTACTTAAGTTAGACCTTCCAGTCAAGCATTATCTGTCAAAGATGTTTTCCTGATGCAATTGGGGTCATTTTGGTGGAAAATGATGAATTACTATATGGTAATAGTTTCAACAACTCCTGGATTTCAGCTTTTGACGGTAGAAATGCTTTTGTTGCTGTACATGGGTGTGATGTCATAATCCAACAAAGGGTGTACCCCTTTTGTACAAAAACA contains:
- the LOC104222491 gene encoding oxoglutarate-dependent flavonoid 7-O-demethylase 1-like produces the protein MMEENLATTLGGTLAVPSVQELATDSPEKVPARYVRDDQDFSPIKSSTSISFSDNIPIINMESLLLGDEIELKKLDSACKDWGFFQLINHGVSGSLVEKVKKDTQDFFNLPMDEKKMWKQVDGDLDGFGQAFVVSEEQKLDWADLFFLTTLPPFLRKQHMFPRLPLPFRETVELYAAELKTLALKIINFIAKALNIDEEYMSELFGEGMQAMRMNYYPPCPEPEKVIGLSPHSDGVGLTILLQLNQMEGLQIKKDGMWIPISPLPNAFIINIGDILEIVTNGTYRSIEHRATVNNEKERLSIATFYNPKLDGLIGPAPSIISSENPAKFKNIGAADYFRGLFARKLDKKSYLDVMRIENYENPAS